The Musa acuminata AAA Group cultivar baxijiao chromosome BXJ1-3, Cavendish_Baxijiao_AAA, whole genome shotgun sequence genome window below encodes:
- the LOC103979412 gene encoding zinc finger A20 and AN1 domain-containing stress-associated protein 5, producing the protein MAEEQRCQEGHRLCANNCGFLGSPATLNLCPKCYRDHRLKEEQQRQDASHAANVAAAEKPPHASSSASVVASPAGNARGPPALASPAVAAAAAGPSRCAMCRKRVGLTGFRCRCGATHCGAHRHAEQHSCTFDFKAAGREAIARANPVVKADKLNRI; encoded by the coding sequence ATGGCGGAGGAGCAGCGATGCCAGGAGGGCCACCGCCTCTGCGCTAACAACTGTGGATTCCTCGGGAGCCCTGCGACGCTCAACCTCTGCCCCAAATGCTACCGCGACCACCGCCTTAAGGAGGAGCAGCAGCGGCAGGACGCCTCGCACGCGGCCAACGTAGCCGCCGCCGAGAAACCCCCCCACGCCTCCTCCTCGGCCTCGGTCGTGGCGTCCCCGGCCGGGAACGCGAGAGGGCCCCCGGCGCTGGCCTCTCCGGCggtcgcggcggcggcggcgggaccGAGCCGGTGCGCGATGTGCCGGAAGAGGGTGGGCCTGACGGGGTTCCGGTGCCGGTGCGGGGCCACCCACTGCGGGGCACACCGGCACGCGGAGCAGCACAGCTGCACCTTCGACTTCAAGGCGGCCGGCCGGGAGGCCATCGCCCGCGCCAACCCCGTCGTCAAGGCCGACAAGCTCAACAGGATCTGA